The following proteins are co-located in the Planctomycetia bacterium genome:
- a CDS encoding sigma-70 family RNA polymerase sigma factor, translating into MSDVTLILSAIEQGDPSASEKLLPLVYDELRKLAAQRLDQEKPGQTLQATALVHEAYLRLVGASQDQKWDSRGHFFAAAAEAMRRILVNRARDKNRLKRGGQRQRVDLDHVELALDTSDEQLLELDEALIQLETVDPDAARLVKLRFFAGLTLKDAAASLGIPQRNAERQWAYARAWLYARLSPDSD; encoded by the coding sequence ATGAGCGATGTCACCCTCATTCTGTCGGCTATCGAGCAAGGCGACCCCAGCGCCTCGGAGAAGTTGTTGCCTTTGGTCTATGATGAGTTGCGGAAACTGGCTGCCCAGCGATTAGATCAAGAGAAGCCGGGGCAAACTCTGCAGGCGACCGCGTTAGTTCACGAGGCTTATCTCCGCCTTGTCGGCGCCAGTCAGGACCAGAAATGGGACAGTCGTGGCCACTTCTTCGCCGCCGCCGCCGAGGCCATGCGGCGGATTCTCGTGAACCGGGCCCGCGACAAAAACCGACTCAAACGAGGCGGTCAGCGGCAACGGGTCGATCTCGATCACGTAGAACTCGCGCTCGATACCAGCGATGAACAACTGCTCGAACTGGACGAAGCGCTGATCCAACTGGAAACGGTAGACCCCGACGCAGCGCGATTAGTGAAATTACGTTTCTTCGCCGGCCTCACACTAAAGGACGCTGCAGCCTCCCTGGGCATCCCGCAGCGAAACGCCGAGCGTCAGTGGGCCTATGCCCGGGCCTGGCTCTATGCCCGCCTGAGTCCGGACAGTGACTAA
- a CDS encoding Flp family type IVb pilin, translating into MLSAIKRFLKNEDGPTAVEYAVMLALIIVLCIVVIRQVGTSASQTFSTADSAIS; encoded by the coding sequence ATGTTGTCCGCCATCAAACGATTCCTGAAAAACGAAGACGGCCCGACCGCCGTGGAATATGCCGTCATGCTGGCGCTGATCATCGTGCTGTGCATCGTGGTTATTCGCCAGGTTGGTACCAGCGCTTCGCAGACCTTCAGCACTGCTGACTCCGCTATTTCTTAA
- a CDS encoding transcriptional regulator has translation MNPEPGRYAYEGLDRLLHERARLAIMTCLMTQPQGLLFNDLKKLCSLTDGNLSRHLEALAKASYLEIWRKQETIRSQTLYRVTAQGRAGYLEYLKELERLVHDALPTRQSSPVVQPMPGWQLE, from the coding sequence CTGAATCCGGAGCCAGGCCGCTATGCTTACGAAGGCCTGGATCGGCTGCTGCACGAACGTGCCCGGCTGGCCATCATGACCTGCCTGATGACCCAGCCTCAAGGGTTGTTGTTTAACGATCTGAAAAAACTCTGCAGCCTGACCGATGGCAATTTGAGTCGTCACCTCGAAGCCCTGGCGAAAGCGTCTTACCTTGAAATCTGGCGAAAACAGGAAACCATCCGTTCGCAGACGCTGTACCGGGTGACGGCACAGGGCAGGGCAGGTTATCTTGAATATCTCAAAGAACTGGAACGTCTGGTGCACGATGCACTACCTACCCGGCAATCCAGTCCGGTCGTGCAGCCCATGCCGGGCTGGCAGCTTGAATAG
- a CDS encoding sodium-translocating pyrophosphatase, whose translation MIDFTRRVPANSRTLKNLLCFLTVIVLLLTQATPAVAGEADLIIPPLDSVTFLGLGGKTLLYAGLVVSALGLFFGLWIYSQLKNMPVHQSMREVSELIYETCKTYLLTQGKFLAILWIFIAVVIGYYFSSLAHYVDPATKKEQTGFPTNIVAIILGFSVIGILGSYLVAWFGIRVNTFANSRTSFAALTGKAYPCYAIPLKAGMSIGMLLISVELLLMLIILMFVPGEYAGPCFIGFAIGESLGAAALRVAGGIFTKIADIGADLMKIVFKIKEDDARNPGVIADCTGDNAGDSVGPSADGFETYGVTGVALISFILLAVKSPTIQVQLLVWIFMMRVMMVLASLGSYYINEAIAKGKYGEAKDFNYEAPLTFLVWLTSIVSVLLTFALSWLLIRELGDGTMWWKLSAIISCGTLAGAIIPELVKVFTSVESSHVKEVVTSSREGGASLNILSGLVAGNFSAYWLGMAIVALMGVAFFISMEGLEAQLKMFAPAVFAFGLVAFGFLGMGPVTIAVDSYGPVTDNAQSVYELSNIESIPNIKDDVKKNFGFDPNFDVAKENLEKNDGAGNTFKATAKPVLIGTAVVGATTMIFSIIVTLTEGLKPEFVKYLSILNAPFLLGLITGGAVIYWFTGASMQAVTTGAYRAVEFIKKNIRLDDSVKKASTEDSKKVVEICTQYAQAGMFNIFLTVFFSALGFAFLDEFFFIGYLISIALFGLYQAIFMANAGGAWDNAKKIVETELKAKGTPLHDATVVGDTVGDPFKDTSSVALNPIIKFTTLFGLLAVELAVSMKHKPETLSLSYGLAVAFILISMFFVWRSFYGMRIKTEGGH comes from the coding sequence ATGATTGATTTTACCCGGCGCGTACCTGCCAACTCGCGTACGCTCAAGAACCTTCTCTGTTTTCTGACGGTGATCGTCCTTCTGCTTACCCAGGCCACTCCTGCTGTTGCAGGCGAAGCTGATTTGATCATCCCTCCGCTCGATTCCGTGACCTTCCTCGGTTTGGGCGGCAAAACGCTGCTCTACGCAGGCCTGGTCGTCTCGGCCCTGGGCCTGTTCTTCGGATTGTGGATTTACTCGCAACTCAAGAACATGCCCGTACACCAGTCCATGCGGGAAGTTTCTGAACTCATCTACGAAACCTGCAAAACTTACCTTCTCACCCAGGGCAAGTTCCTCGCCATCCTCTGGATCTTCATCGCTGTCGTCATCGGCTACTACTTCAGTTCACTGGCCCATTACGTTGATCCTGCCACCAAGAAGGAACAGACAGGCTTTCCCACGAACATCGTCGCCATCATCCTCGGCTTCAGCGTAATCGGTATCCTGGGCAGCTACCTCGTTGCATGGTTCGGCATCCGCGTTAACACCTTCGCCAACTCCCGTACTTCGTTCGCCGCCCTCACTGGCAAAGCCTATCCCTGCTATGCCATACCCCTCAAAGCAGGTATGAGCATCGGCATGCTGCTGATCTCTGTCGAACTGCTTCTGATGCTCATCATCCTGATGTTCGTGCCTGGTGAATATGCCGGCCCCTGTTTCATTGGCTTCGCGATCGGCGAGTCGCTCGGCGCTGCTGCCTTGCGAGTAGCGGGTGGTATCTTCACCAAGATCGCTGACATCGGCGCTGACCTGATGAAAATCGTTTTCAAGATCAAGGAAGACGATGCCCGTAACCCCGGTGTGATTGCAGACTGCACCGGCGACAACGCTGGCGATTCGGTCGGCCCCTCCGCAGATGGTTTCGAAACCTACGGCGTGACGGGCGTCGCTCTCATCAGCTTCATTCTGCTGGCTGTCAAAAGCCCCACCATCCAGGTTCAACTTCTCGTCTGGATTTTCATGATGCGTGTCATGATGGTGCTGGCTTCGCTCGGCTCCTACTACATCAACGAAGCCATTGCCAAGGGTAAGTATGGCGAAGCCAAGGACTTCAATTACGAAGCTCCGCTGACCTTCCTCGTCTGGCTGACTTCGATCGTTTCGGTCTTGCTTACCTTTGCACTCTCCTGGCTGCTCATCAGAGAACTGGGGGATGGTACCATGTGGTGGAAACTCTCCGCTATCATCTCCTGCGGTACCCTGGCTGGGGCGATCATCCCTGAACTCGTGAAGGTCTTCACCTCGGTCGAATCTTCTCACGTGAAGGAAGTCGTCACCTCCTCGCGGGAAGGTGGTGCTTCATTGAACATTCTCTCCGGCCTCGTGGCAGGTAACTTCAGTGCCTATTGGCTGGGGATGGCAATCGTTGCCCTGATGGGTGTTGCCTTCTTCATCAGCATGGAAGGACTCGAAGCCCAGCTCAAGATGTTCGCCCCCGCGGTGTTCGCCTTCGGATTGGTGGCGTTTGGCTTCCTCGGCATGGGCCCGGTTACTATTGCTGTCGATAGCTATGGCCCGGTGACTGATAACGCTCAGTCCGTCTATGAGCTTTCCAACATCGAGTCGATTCCCAACATCAAGGACGATGTCAAGAAGAACTTTGGCTTCGACCCCAATTTCGATGTGGCCAAGGAGAACCTCGAAAAGAATGATGGTGCGGGCAATACTTTCAAGGCTACTGCCAAGCCGGTGTTGATTGGTACCGCGGTGGTGGGTGCCACGACCATGATCTTCTCCATCATCGTGACGCTGACTGAAGGCCTGAAGCCTGAATTTGTCAAGTACCTGTCGATCCTGAATGCTCCGTTCCTGCTGGGTCTGATCACCGGCGGTGCAGTGATCTACTGGTTCACCGGTGCTTCGATGCAGGCCGTGACCACCGGAGCTTACCGTGCCGTGGAGTTCATCAAGAAAAACATCAGACTCGATGATTCTGTCAAGAAGGCATCCACCGAAGACAGCAAGAAAGTGGTGGAAATCTGCACCCAGTATGCCCAGGCGGGTATGTTCAACATCTTCCTGACGGTCTTCTTCTCCGCCCTCGGCTTCGCCTTCCTGGACGAGTTCTTCTTCATTGGCTACCTGATTTCCATCGCACTCTTCGGTTTGTACCAGGCTATCTTCATGGCCAACGCCGGCGGTGCATGGGATAACGCCAAGAAGATTGTCGAAACCGAACTGAAGGCCAAGGGAACCCCGCTGCACGATGCAACCGTGGTCGGTGATACCGTAGGCGATCCATTCAAGGATACCTCTTCGGTGGCCCTGAACCCGATCATCAAGTTCACCACCCTCTTTGGCCTGCTGGCTGTCGAATTGGCTGTTTCCATGAAACACAAGCCCGAAACGCTCTCGCTGAGCTACGGTCTGGCAGTCGCATTCATCCTGATCTCCATGTTCTTCGTGTGGCGCAGTTTCTACGGCATGCGAATCAAGACCGAAGGTGGACACTAG
- a CDS encoding NADH-quinone oxidoreductase subunit M — protein MVNVWDELDLWLMTAIIVMPLAFALALIFVPPRRTEFIRWFTLIGTLVTFVLTSFLFVDFLRLTDNQLTNPDRTAQLLPARVDLHLSHYRRHEPVESNDLLARKPWIGRFHIEYSLGVDGISMAMLMMSSSLFILAFLASWKINKAVRGYCILFLILETGVLGLFLALDFFLFYVFFEAMLVPMYFLIGYWGGPRKEYAAIKFFLYTLLGSILILIAMLALYFVDLRPYYKNLVANAQGKERFSPEAFRRDAFLGLAGSRFDAGEFTGPINTFDLVVLSQAAVASTQLETNIRHIQKQLLDRSEDQTLHQQLEVAEQQKLHWQAMSPEFQLFCFLLLFLGFAIKVPIVPFHTWLPDAHVEAPTPISMLLAAILLKTGAYGIVRIAMPICPWAAEQLAWLIGLLGIIAIVYGALVALAQTHLKRLIAYSSISHMGYVLLGLAVWTTPDAAQYWSWGMKGAIFQMIAHAITSAGMFYVAGLVYERLGHYDLNRMGGLATPMPVWASLSTIIFLGAMGLPLLCGFVGEFCVLIGTWNFSPSAWPYAGQIFTMIAAGTLILTAAYILWAMQRMMLGARKEHLPLDDLDGREGFITTVLALCTVVLGIWPMLVFDWLEPTLTGLVQLLAQCSAR, from the coding sequence ATGGTGAACGTCTGGGATGAGCTTGATCTATGGTTGATGACTGCCATCATTGTCATGCCACTGGCATTTGCGTTGGCACTTATTTTTGTTCCGCCACGCCGTACCGAGTTTATTCGCTGGTTTACGCTGATAGGCACCCTGGTCACCTTCGTTCTGACCTCGTTTCTGTTTGTCGATTTTCTGCGACTGACTGATAACCAGCTCACCAACCCCGATAGAACAGCCCAGCTGCTGCCTGCCCGCGTTGATCTGCATCTTTCGCACTATCGACGCCACGAGCCGGTGGAAAGCAACGACCTGCTCGCCCGCAAACCCTGGATCGGCCGTTTTCATATCGAATACTCGCTAGGCGTAGATGGCATCAGCATGGCCATGCTGATGATGTCATCCTCGCTGTTTATTCTCGCCTTTCTTGCCAGTTGGAAAATAAACAAGGCCGTGCGAGGCTACTGCATCCTGTTCCTGATTCTGGAAACCGGCGTGCTGGGGCTGTTCCTGGCACTCGATTTCTTCCTCTTCTATGTATTCTTCGAAGCCATGCTGGTGCCGATGTATTTTCTCATTGGTTACTGGGGCGGGCCTCGGAAGGAATACGCTGCCATCAAGTTCTTTCTCTACACGCTGCTCGGCTCCATCCTGATTCTGATTGCCATGCTGGCGTTGTACTTTGTCGATCTCCGGCCTTACTACAAGAACCTGGTAGCGAATGCCCAAGGCAAGGAACGTTTCAGCCCGGAAGCCTTCCGCCGCGATGCCTTCCTGGGGCTGGCAGGCAGCCGCTTCGATGCCGGTGAATTTACCGGCCCCATCAACACGTTTGATCTGGTGGTACTGAGTCAAGCTGCGGTTGCTTCTACGCAACTGGAAACCAATATCAGGCACATTCAGAAACAACTTCTGGATCGGAGCGAAGATCAGACTCTGCATCAGCAGCTTGAAGTAGCAGAACAGCAAAAACTGCACTGGCAGGCCATGTCGCCTGAATTTCAACTTTTCTGTTTTCTACTCTTGTTCCTGGGCTTTGCCATCAAGGTACCGATTGTCCCCTTTCATACCTGGCTGCCTGATGCACACGTGGAAGCGCCAACGCCGATCAGCATGCTGCTTGCCGCCATCCTTCTCAAAACCGGCGCTTACGGCATCGTACGCATTGCCATGCCCATCTGTCCCTGGGCAGCGGAGCAACTTGCCTGGTTGATCGGGTTGCTGGGCATCATTGCCATCGTTTATGGAGCATTAGTAGCACTGGCACAAACACACTTGAAGCGGCTGATTGCCTACAGTTCCATCAGCCACATGGGCTATGTACTGCTTGGGCTGGCAGTCTGGACTACGCCCGATGCAGCACAATACTGGTCGTGGGGCATGAAAGGCGCCATCTTCCAGATGATTGCCCATGCCATCACCTCAGCTGGCATGTTCTATGTCGCGGGACTGGTCTACGAAAGGCTGGGCCATTACGACCTCAATCGCATGGGTGGGCTGGCAACGCCGATGCCGGTCTGGGCATCGCTATCCACCATCATTTTTCTGGGTGCGATGGGCTTGCCGCTCCTTTGTGGATTTGTGGGTGAGTTCTGCGTACTGATTGGCACATGGAATTTCTCACCGTCTGCCTGGCCTTATGCCGGCCAGATTTTCACGATGATTGCAGCAGGCACATTGATTCTTACTGCGGCGTACATTCTGTGGGCCATGCAGCGGATGATGCTGGGGGCCCGCAAGGAACATCTGCCTCTCGATGATCTGGATGGCAGGGAAGGATTCATCACCACGGTGCTCGCACTCTGTACGGTGGTACTGGGTATCTGGCCGATGCTGGTGTTCGATTGGCTCGAACCCACACTGACTGGACTGGTACAACTCCTGGCACAATGCAGCGCTCGTTGA
- a CDS encoding NADH-quinone oxidoreductase subunit N, translating to MQLDFVNYQTFSDLLILAPEIALVLTMTLLLILRLFPTFDRWHLGYLSLIACLMALLISSLQWLSFPLGSAAESRVLFSGLLVFDGLSAFTRMLILGATSLCILLSVLSKVPDREDSADFHVLLLGGTLGMCLMASAQHFLMVYISIEMASVPSYVLAGFLKGKKQGSEAALKYVVYGGASTGLLLYGISLLCGRLGTGYLPDVCISLQALMATGGMDALNWVALSLVFLGLSFKLSLIPMHFWCPDVFEGAAAEVGAFLSVVSKLAALSLMGRLILLLMGALPGLAIANNNSWAVLAPGLSWFLVVVAAATCTWGNLAAYPQTQLKRFWAYSTIAHAGYLLMPLACLTREGLTAALVYAIPYLFMNIGVFAIVCFVRNATHREDMAVLSGLSRRSSILAFSLVVLVIGLIGLPPLAGFMGKYEVFASLFTHGQEKHRIELWILLGIGMLNTLIALGYYGKLLRLALFDQPTDDAPLNISFRQQLFVLILALFVLFGIFFWDVITLWGCQLAVSGFQRAP from the coding sequence ATGCAGCTTGATTTTGTCAATTACCAGACCTTCAGTGATCTGCTCATCCTGGCACCGGAAATCGCCCTGGTCCTGACGATGACTTTGCTGCTCATTCTGCGCCTGTTTCCAACTTTTGACCGCTGGCACCTGGGCTACTTGTCGCTGATTGCCTGCCTGATGGCACTATTGATCAGTTCGCTGCAATGGCTGAGCTTTCCGCTGGGTAGTGCTGCAGAGTCGCGAGTTCTGTTCAGTGGCTTGTTGGTATTCGATGGGTTATCCGCCTTTACGCGAATGCTCATACTCGGCGCCACCTCGCTGTGCATCTTGCTCTCTGTCCTGTCCAAAGTGCCTGATCGGGAAGACTCCGCCGACTTCCATGTTCTCCTGCTCGGTGGCACGCTGGGTATGTGCCTGATGGCATCCGCTCAGCACTTCCTGATGGTCTATATCTCAATCGAGATGGCCAGCGTACCCAGCTATGTCCTGGCTGGTTTTCTCAAAGGGAAAAAACAGGGTAGCGAAGCGGCACTCAAATATGTTGTCTATGGCGGGGCATCTACCGGCCTCTTGCTCTATGGCATCAGCCTGCTCTGTGGACGGTTAGGCACCGGTTATCTGCCCGATGTCTGCATCAGCCTGCAGGCTCTCATGGCTACGGGCGGTATGGATGCACTGAACTGGGTTGCACTGAGCCTGGTGTTTCTGGGTCTCTCGTTCAAGTTGTCGCTGATTCCCATGCACTTCTGGTGCCCGGATGTCTTCGAAGGAGCCGCAGCAGAAGTGGGCGCTTTCCTCTCGGTTGTTTCCAAGCTGGCAGCACTGAGTTTAATGGGGCGGCTGATTCTCCTGTTGATGGGAGCACTACCCGGACTGGCCATTGCGAATAACAACTCATGGGCTGTACTTGCCCCGGGACTTTCGTGGTTTTTGGTGGTTGTCGCAGCAGCTACGTGCACCTGGGGCAACCTGGCTGCCTATCCGCAAACGCAGCTGAAACGCTTCTGGGCTTACTCCACCATTGCCCATGCCGGCTACCTGCTGATGCCCCTGGCCTGTCTGACTCGCGAAGGGCTGACAGCAGCACTGGTCTATGCTATCCCGTACCTCTTCATGAACATCGGCGTCTTTGCCATCGTCTGCTTTGTCCGCAATGCGACTCATCGTGAAGACATGGCAGTCTTGAGCGGATTATCACGACGCTCATCCATCCTCGCCTTCTCACTGGTCGTTCTCGTAATCGGCCTGATTGGCTTGCCTCCCCTGGCAGGCTTTATGGGCAAGTATGAAGTCTTCGCCAGCCTGTTTACGCATGGCCAGGAAAAACATCGCATCGAGTTGTGGATACTCCTCGGCATCGGCATGCTTAACACGCTCATTGCCCTGGGCTACTATGGTAAGCTTCTGCGACTGGCATTGTTCGATCAGCCAACTGATGATGCCCCACTGAATATCAGTTTCCGACAGCAACTCTTCGTGCTGATATTGGCACTCTTCGTACTTTTCGGCATATTCTTCTGGGATGTCATCACGCTCTGGGGATGCCAGTTAGCAGTGAGTGGCTTCCAACGTGCACCCTAA